In a genomic window of Spirochaetales bacterium:
- a CDS encoding VWA domain-containing protein: MVRKLSLYYIIFLLACVFSLYGTENELVLMVDTSASMEPVFDEMTAYLNQVFFDEWLPRGTKLHLLRFSDFPVHETTRYIDDAAERVRFEKEILLLSGKLVFGRYTDLVTATRELLRFGESLPEQHVKVLALITDGIHDPPPGSWSSSIDPELFEKRLDASATGVIRRSGYSIYFFRVHGSEGGNTAGYGTIREVADNMNIPLDHDDTVDYGNNPYDVIRYSRIEFPGDLGEQGRIFSVPFIIENPNEEEIVVSLLALSHEGTNILTGTVSPRTVAAGTRQPFDVTIMLSPETEIGQHHLPVRLVFGEGTHIRPGKGILTFYYKGDIISSMYQLVSGAIPVIFFLLFISVFIISIILTLRKKNVDNMFGTVMKPVKWKERLLTINKNGLPLIEMRVSFQNPHVGFRNIHKIKKNRRMSVGGGFSNFLIFLVPIPSHIAEIYKENGTYVFNPIKNEYFPDTDGPVVDCLDKDIVMVSPHGYQSKITFNRYVSPLTRLNELLNSIYGEKRQPAASRQER, encoded by the coding sequence ATGGTGAGAAAATTATCTTTATATTACATTATTTTTCTTTTGGCTTGTGTTTTTTCGCTTTACGGCACAGAAAACGAACTCGTTCTCATGGTCGATACCTCGGCAAGTATGGAACCGGTATTTGATGAGATGACGGCGTACCTCAATCAGGTATTTTTCGATGAGTGGCTTCCCCGTGGAACAAAGCTGCATCTTCTCCGGTTTTCCGATTTTCCCGTGCATGAGACGACGCGGTACATCGATGATGCCGCGGAGCGGGTCCGTTTCGAGAAGGAAATTCTCTTGTTATCGGGAAAACTGGTTTTCGGCCGCTATACCGATCTTGTTACGGCAACGCGGGAGTTGCTCCGCTTCGGGGAGAGCCTTCCGGAACAGCACGTGAAAGTTCTGGCGCTGATTACCGATGGAATCCATGATCCCCCGCCCGGCTCATGGTCATCCTCCATCGATCCGGAACTATTCGAAAAACGCCTTGATGCATCCGCAACCGGAGTCATACGTCGAAGCGGCTACAGTATTTACTTTTTCCGGGTTCATGGTTCGGAAGGAGGGAATACGGCCGGATACGGGACCATCCGGGAAGTGGCGGACAATATGAACATACCTCTGGACCATGATGATACCGTCGATTATGGGAATAATCCATATGATGTCATCCGATATTCACGTATCGAGTTTCCCGGTGACCTGGGAGAACAGGGTCGTATTTTTTCCGTTCCCTTTATCATCGAGAATCCGAATGAAGAAGAAATAGTGGTGTCCCTTCTGGCTTTAAGCCATGAAGGAACGAATATATTGACCGGTACCGTTTCGCCCAGAACGGTCGCTGCCGGAACCAGGCAGCCCTTTGACGTAACGATAATGCTGAGTCCGGAAACGGAAATAGGACAACACCACCTGCCCGTCAGGCTTGTTTTTGGTGAGGGAACACATATACGGCCCGGCAAAGGAATACTGACCTTTTACTATAAAGGCGACATCATAAGCTCAATGTATCAGCTTGTAAGCGGGGCGATACCGGTGATATTCTTTTTGCTTTTTATCAGTGTCTTTATTATCAGCATTATCCTCACCCTCAGAAAAAAGAATGTTGATAATATGTTCGGAACCGTGATGAAACCGGTCAAATGGAAGGAACGATTGCTCACTATTAATAAAAACGGCCTGCCCCTTATCGAAATGCGCGTCAGTTTCCAGAACCCGCATGTGGGTTTTCGGAATATCCATAAAATCAAGAAAAACCGTCGAATGAGTGTCGGCGGAGGGTTTTCGAATTTCCTTATCTTTCTTGTACCCATCCCGTCGCATATCGCCGAAATCTATAAGGAAAACGGAACATATGTTTTCAATCCGATAAAAAACGAATACTTCCCTGATACGGACGGTCCTGTGGTCGATTGCCTGGACAAAGATATTGTCATGGTATCTCCCCACGGGTACCAGTCGAAAATCACGTTCAATCGTTATGTTTCTCCGCTGACCCGGCTCAATGAGCTTCTCAATTCGATATACGGGGAAAAGCGGCAGCCCGCGGCTTCGAGGCAGGAAAGGTGA